One Planctomycetaceae bacterium genomic window carries:
- a CDS encoding DUF1559 domain-containing protein has translation MLSHRKFQSSQILKSQQESCRSGFTLIELLVVIAIIAILISLLLPAVQQAREAARRTQCRNNLKQLGLALHNHHDTHGYFPTGGWTWNHAPTFTGGRPEIGEPQHAGWGFQVLPYLEAANVWQSDPVTAVATPNSVFFCPSRRGPQVFTTDDFYEPPISGTTIRNAQCDYAAANSDGTGFVKRFQPNRFRDLIDGTSQTLAIGEKRLNRRYLGQRQDDDNEGYTVGWNEDTIRRTDRHPAPDYSAEFGDGERLFGSSHPGGVQFLLADGSVRLISYFIDEDTFEALGDINDGEVVGEY, from the coding sequence ATGTTGTCGCACCGGAAATTTCAGTCGTCGCAGATTCTGAAGTCGCAGCAGGAATCCTGCCGCAGTGGTTTCACGCTGATTGAACTGCTGGTCGTGATCGCCATCATCGCGATCCTGATATCGCTGTTGCTGCCCGCCGTCCAGCAGGCTCGCGAGGCGGCACGCCGGACTCAGTGCCGGAACAATCTGAAGCAGCTTGGGCTGGCGCTTCACAATCATCACGACACGCACGGATATTTTCCGACCGGTGGCTGGACGTGGAATCACGCTCCCACGTTTACCGGCGGCCGGCCGGAAATCGGTGAGCCGCAACATGCCGGCTGGGGATTTCAGGTGCTTCCGTATCTGGAAGCGGCCAATGTCTGGCAAAGCGATCCGGTCACTGCGGTTGCAACGCCGAACTCCGTTTTCTTCTGTCCTTCGCGTCGCGGTCCGCAGGTGTTTACGACGGATGATTTCTATGAACCGCCGATCAGCGGGACGACGATCCGGAATGCTCAGTGCGACTACGCCGCTGCAAATTCGGACGGGACCGGTTTCGTAAAACGATTTCAGCCGAACCGATTTCGAGACCTGATCGACGGCACGTCGCAGACTCTGGCGATCGGTGAAAAGCGCCTGAACCGAAGGTATCTCGGTCAGCGGCAGGACGACGACAACGAAGGCTACACCGTCGGCTGGAATGAAGACACGATCCGCCGCACCGACCGCCATCCCGCCCCGGACTACTCTGCGGAATTCGGCGACGGCGAGCGCTTGTTCGGTTCGTCGCACCCGGGCGGAGTCCAGTTCCTGCTGGCCGATGGTTCCGTGCGGTTGATCTCGTACTTCATCGACGAAGACACCTTCGAGGCTCTGGGCGACATCAACGACGGCGAAGTTGTCGGCGAGTACTGA
- a CDS encoding HEAT repeat domain-containing protein: MNTKHRIIAGSSSLVLLLVFGLWLTSEKTEVDVLIDDLSSTDSETRYKAAKRLSELGPQAAPAADALSEVLVSDPESRVRYRAAKAISKVGISASGVTTALANALSDTDEEIRYYAVKSLSQFGPEARDAVPQLAEALQDDNPKVRYYAAKALKNIDKDAAPAVPALKLALNDPDEGVRNAVARALDEIQ, encoded by the coding sequence ATGAACACCAAACACCGCATCATCGCCGGCAGTTCGTCACTTGTGCTGCTGCTGGTCTTCGGCCTGTGGCTGACTTCGGAAAAGACGGAAGTGGATGTGCTGATCGACGACCTTTCCAGCACCGATTCTGAAACTCGATACAAGGCCGCCAAGCGGTTGTCCGAACTGGGGCCTCAGGCGGCACCCGCCGCGGACGCTTTGTCGGAAGTTCTGGTCAGCGATCCGGAATCGCGAGTCCGCTATCGCGCGGCGAAGGCCATTTCGAAGGTCGGTATCAGCGCCAGTGGAGTCACGACGGCTCTGGCGAATGCCCTGTCGGACACCGACGAGGAAATTCGCTACTACGCGGTCAAATCGCTGAGTCAGTTCGGACCGGAGGCGCGCGATGCGGTTCCCCAGCTTGCGGAAGCGCTGCAGGACGATAACCCAAAGGTCCGCTATTACGCCGCCAAAGCGCTGAAGAACATTGACAAGGACGCGGCTCCCGCCGTTCCCGCGCTGAAACTGGCATTAAATGATCCCGATGAAGGCGTGCGAAACGCGGTCGCTCGAGCGCTGGATGAAATTCAATAG